A genomic segment from Methanoplanus limicola DSM 2279 encodes:
- a CDS encoding STAS domain-containing protein: MERIPILKLQSYLLVSIQTDLHDVIITALQEDILKEISETGARGVLIDISALDLVDSFMARTLRDCGIMAGLLGAKVVITGIQPAVAITLVDLGLDLSGITTACDIDSGFEILQEISAIK; this comes from the coding sequence ATGGAGAGAATACCCATTCTGAAACTGCAGAGCTATCTTCTGGTTTCTATTCAGACAGATCTCCATGATGTAATAATCACTGCCCTTCAGGAGGATATTCTTAAGGAAATATCAGAAACAGGCGCAAGAGGGGTACTGATTGACATCTCTGCTCTTGACCTTGTGGATTCATTTATGGCAAGGACTCTGAGGGACTGCGGGATTATGGCCGGACTTTTGGGTGCAAAAGTTGTAATAACCGGAATTCAGCCGGCAGTTGCCATAACTCTTGTTGACCTTGGTCTTGACCTCTCCGGAATAACAACCGCATGTGACATTGACAGCGGTTTTGAGATATTGCAGGAGATCTCCGCGATAAAATGA
- a CDS encoding ATP-binding protein codes for MFLKSVEIKDESDILTSRRMVRDASLGMGFGIVDQTKLATAASELSRNIYRYAGFGTVSIESIKNPDGIKIIFEDEGPGMEDTELAMKEGYTTTPGSLGLGLSGSKRLVDEMTIDSEPGKGTRIEIIKYLP; via the coding sequence ATGTTCTTAAAATCGGTAGAGATAAAAGATGAGAGCGATATTCTGACATCGAGACGGATGGTCAGGGACGCTTCTCTGGGTATGGGATTTGGGATAGTGGACCAGACGAAACTTGCAACGGCAGCATCTGAACTGTCCCGGAATATATACCGTTATGCAGGTTTTGGGACAGTCAGTATTGAGAGCATAAAAAATCCCGACGGAATTAAGATAATATTTGAGGATGAAGGGCCGGGGATGGAAGATACTGAACTTGCCATGAAAGAGGGATATACTACAACTCCGGGAAGCCTGGGGCTTGGCCTTTCGGGATCAAAACGCCTTGTTGACGAGATGACCATAGATTCTGAACCGGGAAAAGGGACAAGAATTGAGATAATCAAATACCTGCCATGA
- a CDS encoding ATP-binding protein, protein MNSEYRCRQVFLDAHKSAVKNDIHGLASRNNFPDKIIDEIDIIAAELASNHIKHDTINGRMKYGVFSDEKSGIYLEIISEDEGPGIPDYELALEDGYTTSSRSMGVGLGSVRRLSDEFSIKSSISGTIIRIKKYEEKLPSVPEKSLRISVLTRHHPLENVCGDGYYIERFKNGACIAVIDGLGHGIHAREASACAEEYLRHNASAEPIKSLLEGLGEKLKKTRGAVAGIMFINEDKGIMEFGGVGDISVHLYPKEEHISFHSVPGILGMRRREVTIQRHPWVSGKSMAVIHSDGISAKLDINGCLPEERPERIAHYIMNEYWRKNDDGTVVVVK, encoded by the coding sequence ATGAACTCAGAATACAGGTGCAGGCAGGTATTTCTGGATGCACATAAATCAGCGGTAAAAAACGATATACACGGCCTTGCATCCCGGAATAATTTCCCGGATAAAATAATAGACGAGATCGATATCATTGCCGCAGAACTTGCCTCAAATCATATAAAACATGATACAATAAACGGGAGGATGAAATACGGAGTATTTAGTGACGAAAAATCCGGGATATATCTTGAGATAATTTCAGAAGATGAAGGGCCGGGCATCCCGGATTACGAACTTGCACTTGAGGACGGCTACACGACCTCATCCAGGAGTATGGGTGTCGGACTTGGTTCAGTAAGAAGACTCTCTGACGAATTCAGCATAAAATCCAGCATCTCGGGAACGATAATACGCATAAAAAAATACGAGGAAAAATTACCTTCTGTTCCGGAGAAAAGTCTTAGAATAAGTGTACTTACACGCCATCATCCGCTTGAGAACGTCTGCGGTGACGGCTATTATATTGAGAGGTTTAAAAACGGAGCATGTATAGCTGTGATAGACGGGCTTGGACACGGGATTCATGCACGTGAAGCTTCAGCATGTGCAGAGGAGTATTTAAGGCATAACGCTTCCGCAGAACCGATCAAATCCCTGCTTGAGGGACTTGGTGAAAAACTTAAAAAGACAAGGGGTGCAGTGGCGGGCATCATGTTCATCAATGAGGATAAAGGAATTATGGAATTTGGAGGTGTGGGCGATATATCAGTTCACCTCTATCCAAAGGAGGAACACATAAGTTTTCACTCGGTACCCGGAATACTGGGTATGAGGAGAAGAGAAGTTACCATTCAGAGACATCCCTGGGTGAGCGGTAAGAGTATGGCGGTCATTCATTCTGACGGTATCAGTGCAAAACTGGACATTAACGGCTGCCTGCCGGAAGAACGCCCTGAAAGAATAGCACATTATATAATGAATGAGTACTGGCGGAAGAATGATGACGGAACAGTTGTGGTGGTGAAATAA
- a CDS encoding DUF7504 family protein gives MPVIAEALSESDVIIAMAEAGTLRKNVITNISELCSLGFAGIVISINEPWLIMNKALSKNGTDTSKLFFIDCITITAVGQKKDENNCIYINSPGQLTNIGIALTRAMGGIKDKENLFLMIDSVNTMFVYNDSTQIIRFLHMFANKARLNSLKGIMFSVKNAVDPVISAQLATFADETVDLDADE, from the coding sequence ATGCCTGTAATAGCAGAGGCTCTGTCTGAATCTGATGTCATTATAGCAATGGCGGAGGCAGGGACGCTAAGAAAAAACGTTATAACCAATATATCAGAACTATGCAGCCTTGGATTTGCGGGGATTGTGATATCTATCAACGAACCATGGCTGATAATGAATAAGGCTCTCAGTAAAAACGGGACAGATACATCAAAACTCTTTTTCATAGACTGTATAACCATTACGGCTGTCGGACAAAAAAAAGATGAGAATAACTGTATATACATCAACAGCCCGGGACAGCTGACAAATATCGGAATTGCACTGACCAGGGCTATGGGCGGGATAAAGGATAAAGAGAATCTCTTCTTAATGATAGATTCGGTGAACACGATGTTTGTCTATAACGATTCCACTCAGATCATCCGCTTCCTGCATATGTTTGCAAATAAGGCAAGGCTGAATTCTTTAAAAGGTATTATGTTTTCTGTAAAAAATGCGGTTGACCCTGTCATCTCAGCACAGCTTGCAACCTTTGCTGACGAAACTGTGGACCTTGATGCAGATGAATAA